The proteins below come from a single Malus sylvestris chromosome 3, drMalSylv7.2, whole genome shotgun sequence genomic window:
- the LOC126614384 gene encoding zinc finger protein CO3-like has protein sequence MYGHNSTAFPRAPDFQYHHGSHAALPLPYHHDHLVSAEFSNSCSSGSSSYGASPISNGAYECYGEPDPNLIQRSVSSHSLQKTCGIHKLVSDLLESETGHVRRVYSTGDLDLQTINSKNSNGVQVVQQLQYGGYNRTSSESSLLSSETSMIIEGMSKACRYSPEEKKERIERYRSKRNQRNFSKTIKYACRKTLADSRPRIRGRFARNDEIEKSPNVQWSNMSGEEDEEEDDSWFNLLDAFSSIESNSVI, from the exons ATGTACGGACACAACAGCACCGCATTCCCACGCGCCCCCGATTTTCAGTATCATCACGGCTCGCATGCGGCTCTTCCGTTGCCATATCATCACGACCACCTTGTCTCCGCCGAGTTCAGCAACAGCTGTAGCAGCGGCTCCAGCAGCTACGGAGCCTCGCCGATCAGCAACGGGGCTTACGAGTGCTACGGAGAACCGGACCCGAACCTGATTCAGCGAAGCGTCAGCAGCCATTCACTGCAGAAGACTTGCGGGATCCACAAGTTGGTCTCCGACTTGCTGGAGTCAGAAACCGGCCATGTCCGCCGGGTTTATAGCACTGGGGACTTGGATTTGCAG ACAATTAATAGCAAGAACAGTAATGGGGTGCAAGTAGTGCAGCAATTGCAGTATGGTGGTTATAATAGAACATCATCAGAAAGTAGTCTGCTATCGAGTGAGACCAGTATGATTATAGAAGGGATGAGCAAAGCCTGTCGGTATAGTCccgaggagaagaaggagagaatTGAGAGGTATAGAAGCAAGCGCAACCAAAGAAACTTCAGCAAGACCATTAAG TACGCTTGTAGGAAGACATTGGCAGACAGCCGGCCGCGCATCAGAGGCCGGTTTGCAAGGAATGATGAAATTGAGAAGAGTCCTAATGTTCAATGGAGCAACATGAgtggggaagaagatgaggaggaggacgatAGTTGGTTCAACCTTCTCGATGCATTTTCTTCAATCGAATCTAATTCTGTAATCTAG